ATTTCACGGTCGTCTGTTGAAGAAAAAGACAGAAGTAACAATGACGCATGTTCTAAAACTCGTCTAGCATTTTATGCTCAAGTTGATAAATGCCGGACCTGCACTGAAGATTTATGCACctaatttcgaataatttttgtactcgAACTGGATTTCTTGCGCACTTTATTGTTTCAACCTTCAAAGTAATTTTAGGCCGCTTacattttatgctttttaattTATATTGATAACTAAAAAACGAAGCATAAggtgttcattttttcatcatctatCAATTCTAGTAATATTagtgtattttgtaaaattcgtaAATGAGTACCTAAGTATACAATAGTTGTATGAGATTTAATTCCTGTAAACAGCTAAATTCAAAGAATtagttaaaaataatttttataaccatctgtctgattttatttttttgaaatttgataattttaattggaAACACAACTTTCCCAACTTACATGGTATTTTCatccgaaaaaaaattcataaaattatatttcttaTCACCGGAAACGTCTGAATCTtttatctactcgtacttatagTCAGTTATGCTGTACAATAGAATGATAAATCTACCTACCTGTCATTACAATTATCGAAAAAGCTCGAATCACTCACTCACTGACCTTACCTCATTAAAATGAGTGATTCAATGCTTTTAGGGGAACCAAATTCAATATTCCGAGGCTTCGCGTCGTAATTGAATCATTACTAATTTCTgataatcatatttttttctgaaaaagaggTAACAAgcgattgcaaaaaaaaaatagataaaatatcgtataaaatgtccaaaaaagcagagctattttttatttgtaagcCAGTAGACTTGTATAGTCTTATATCCTTACGCTGCTCTATTTATTTTCGATGCTGAAATCAGTTCTTTGATTTATCGTTGATGTTTCTTGAAGTATGAAAATGACTAGTTTCAAAACTTTAATATTTTGTGCTTTTATTCTGTTGATTTATTTATCAAAAGGTAAGCAAACTATATCTACATATACTACCAGTGCATATTTTGATCTCAATTCTTATCACCTATTCGAAAACGTACCTACTGGTGCACATTTGAATCAAAGTATGTACATTTCAGGTATAAGTAAGcatcaattcatttttataaagaaCACACGTAACGTCTTACTATTCTATTGTGGACGAAATTATTACCTATAgccataggtacatacatatactcTCAACTCAGATGTGCATCCTgcataggtacataggtatatacGCCTAAGCATTAAGTTTTACCCTACGTGTGTATATTCTACGTGACCTCACCAAAGTCCACATTCTTTAGAAGCGAGGTAAGTATCCTGATTGTCACCCAAGTTTTTGGACCTAATAACGCTAGATCAAGCGAGTAGGGAAACAAAAATAACTCACCAGCCAATATTTTAGGTGTCGACTGCTGAAatgttgaagttcatttttggatttttggggaattttaaaaatcttcggaccaaaaaaggaaaaacaaatcaaaattttatctaatcacaatcaaattagaaaattaataaaactgattggaaacagtttcgagtcgttttgagGAAGTATAGTTCCTAGCAGatctctgaaaaatgaaaataatacttatttgtgcaaaatgttaccaaatctAGTTGGAAAAGTAACATTCAGTTCGTAATTGggaacattttggaaattccagttctTCAGAAAAGTACTCTAGTGGgtaaaatgaacttcagcacctaGAAACATAACTGAATGTTAGCTTTCTAACTTAATTTGATTccattttgtggaaatatcaaTTCccataaatctgctggagaccaTAAGACATACTTAGATATAATCCAGAACATGCTCAAAACAATTTCCATATTTGATTCAAATATGGTCAGTAAAAATAGGACTTGTATCAAATTTGAGCGTTTTTCTTGCTCAttcgagtgaaattttgatttttttcagaacgaattcatttcttgaaaaacttttcaaagttgtaaaaatgaatttagctTTAGCGCGAGCATTTTTGCGCGTGGTGTTTAGATCTACGCAGCTTTGTATGGTGTAACATTTTTTCTTATGATTGAAATCTAGGAACCTTTGTTAATCTCGTCTGCTATATCCTACAGAAAATTGAGATACAAGTATGTTTGGTACGTAAAGTATTGCTTTACCAAGAGAGAAAAGGAAAAACATGTAACGAGAGTAAATTTTACAATGCACACGAGTTGAAGGCAAGTGAAGCAAATTAGCAAATGCACGAGTTATAAATAcaataattacttacctacctattatttgtTTGGTTCTATGTAAAcgtcataatatatttttcattctgaGGGCGCCTCGCAGCAAGGTTGCTTTCTGTTTAATTTATAGGtaacattttattgaatttttgtataaattgcAGGAAGTGGTATACAATGTTGGAAATGTCACACGAGAACCGAAGGAGATGGGGCTTGCGATGATCCCCAAAAAACGGAAGGTACTCCTGATGCTTGGTATCATAGTACAGTATGTGTATCATTGAAATACTCGTTAAAGGATGGTGAGTGAACATGAATTCTATCAGCTATGatatgaaataagtatgttCGTAGGTATTTTCTAGTTACATCTTGTAATTgtcatacctacttactgtatCTGGAAAATCGTTTATAGCCAAAATATGAAATGTTAAATTTTAGGGGTTAAGTATGTGTAAGAGAGGTAGAGACCTATGTTGCTAAAAACAAGTGTCTAGGTAAGTAGTAGGTACAATAAAGAACACTATAAGTAGGTTATTATTTGTACATAATTTCAGATCCTTCAAGAAAAGAGTACTTTTACCAAAATGTCTACCATGCTCCCAGCTATTTGCATCCTTCCAACGACACCTGTGCTACGCATCCCGCTTATTTACCAAGTAAAGATATTATCGTGGACCATTGTCAAGTCTGTTACCAAGATTTATGCAACCTGCGAATAAGAGGACTATCAGGTATTCTCGTAATGATTGCATGAGAGATGTTTATAAGTTTGAGTTTTTATATAGGCAATTGAATCTCTGTAAAAGATAATTGCTGAATTAATAGGGCTCAGATTTTTATGCTCaagaatattttttgtatgcaggagatagggaatttttcaattaggtatctATTCTATACGATTCGTAGAATTTCcagtaaaatgagcctaatttgttAGAGCACCTTAGTTTTGCATATTTCACCTATATTAAGAACATAAAAAACATGTATATAGGAATTTTTAAGggaatttttcgcatttttaaagaatcaactgattttacgtttttagggaatatttttctcaatctcaaatttttgtgttttattttgcttttttttttttgcaaaatatgtaGAACTGGCACCTTTTTTTCGCTTCATAGTTAATATGCGACAATCACATTCtcagtttttattgttttcatcaAAGCAttcctaaaatttccaaaaacaaagAAGTTTGCATTTCTtgttaatttcttttttaatttcgaattctTGTAGTACGATATTACCTACACAACcgtattttagtaaaattgtgaGTTTGCTTACTGTTCTGTAGATGATGTAacattaatgaaatttttgttaaaattgcaggAACGGAATTACAATGTTGGGACTGTGACTCGGGAGCACATGGAGATGAGGATTGCGACCATCccacaaaatcgaaaattatggCTGCTGATTGGAATAATAGGCCAGTGTGTTTATCAGCGAATTACTCGTTAAAGAATGACGAGTCAGGTGAGTGAATAACTACAATTCTACTTCCTAAGTATTTTCTTGTTAGGGATTAAAATTGACATATCTGGAATATACTGTTTATATCCAAAATATAATATCTTGATTTTAGGGGTTACCTAGAGACCCACCTATGTTACTAAAAATATGCAATAGGAATATGTAATGTATAAATCACGCAATAAAGAACGCTGTATTGAGTAAGTATTTGAACATAATTTCAGATTCTTCAAGAAAACAGTATTATTACCGAACTATCTTCAGGGCCCCCCGTGAAATGGAGTTCCCAGCCGACGACTGTGCAAATCATgtattttccaagtttgaaatGAATCCAAATGTTGGCGTACGAATAGACACATGTCAAGTCTGTTACAAAGATTTATGCAATCAAGTCCGTTACAAAGATTTATACAATCTGGCAGTAAGAGGACAATCAGGTATTCTCGTAATCATTGCAGGAATGTTTATAAGTTGGAGTTTTCATAAGATTCGACATTTGTGAAAGATAATTGGTaattaatacatacctactgaCAGTGTGTTTGTACCATGttaagtctttttttttttaaagactggCGTATTTTGTGCTTTTCTTTTGCTGATTCTTGTGTCAAAATATAAGGCATGTATACCGGTATCTGTTTACTTATTAGacaaattattcacaaaaataGGTgttatatgtactatgtacataaTACTTACACGGCACTATGTctgctcaaaaaaaatccaaaatatcgTGGTaggaaaatggaaaactttcaatttacatttttttgagagaaaaggtcataaaaagaaatacataaattgaggtcggtatttttttaaaattccattcaTATGTCAGAATTCTTCTACATTACAGAGTTcgtcagtttcaatttttaattattcaagaGAGAGAGGAGTCGAAAACTATTGAACAATGCGTTCCTGATGAAAGTAAAGTACCTAAACCAAATCTCGAGATTATTAAAATAGAagaacatcaaaatttcagcttgtatAAAACTTTTCTTAGGTACAAGAGAACCTTGACAACTCGTCGTCTtcgatttggctgaaatttggttcactgaaagttcatgtcACTTACTTACACTTCAAAaccaaactttcaacttttgaagttGATTACAGCGCTTTCTAAAATGATTCCCAATAATATGCATGGAGAAAAACTATAACTTCTGCTGGATGCTTCAGATCCATTCGAAAATGGTAGCaattgatgggggggggggtcaattttaAGGTATAGGTAGATGAAGTTTCGGGCAGTTTTCTCCAGAAACGCGTGGTACCCACTGGAATTTTCTTTAAATATGAAacattcaacttgtaaaaaaaattcatggtatTCTTTtatctacctatgtattttctAGACCCTCTCTTGTCCTCCTAACAATAATTATGGCCCACTTGTAGAAGTTTAGGtcctaaaaattggaaaatgttatAACAGGAAATAGATTGggagtcgttttttttttaaattttcaatttgtgtaTCAGAATTCCTCTacataataagtacctacataaccTTGcagttatttcattttttttagaaatttaggggccaaattttcacttttttgtcatttaGGTGGGctataaaataatgattttctaatgaaaatacATCAAATGCTAGGATTAGATTTGTAAGaacttggcaattttgacttaagtattttatttttcttgcaatgAGCAGATTTGTAATTTACATAATTCAACTTCTGAAAGCAAAATAGGTAACAggaataagttgaaaataattttaatgatcgcccatttcatttcatttttttttaaacttacgTACCTACTCACTTGTTTAAGTATTAATCGGAAATGTCTCTTTTCTGATTCactggtattttcaaaaataacaaaaaaaacacatatttttatTCCTGGGAACTCATGAATCACTCATCCGCAGTTGAATAGTTAGGTATCATTTCCATGAGGTACCGAGTTAGCTCGCGTTACATGAGTGATTggagctttttttttagtaggtacctaccttaattcaaactaaattttagattttcatctcgtagtttaccatttttataaaaattttgtgagTCAACAGGCTATTTCAGCTATTTACAAAAATAAGGAGTCCTAACttataagttgaaaataaaaataaaaatagaagaatCCAatttaataaccaaaaaatttccatttctgcgtcagttttcaaaaaaaaaaaactcctgtgGTCTACCATTCATTTTGGCTCTCTTTTATGGAGTCCTcgaatcgaataaaataaataaattaagaaGGTCTCATATTGAGAGACCAATATTGTTGGGAACCAAAAATTTCACAGActtccattttttatttgattttttttcaatttcatgctCTATAAAGGCACCATAGCCTAATACCTTGATGTTTGGGAAGACCgagaaaagttttttcttggAAAGAGGGAGTGATTCAAAAGAATTCCGTGGCAGAAatagaaagttgg
The sequence above is a segment of the Planococcus citri chromosome 3, ihPlaCitr1.1, whole genome shotgun sequence genome. Coding sequences within it:
- the LOC135841945 gene encoding uncharacterized protein LOC135841945 → MKMTSFKTLIFCAFILLIYLSKGSGIQCWKCHTRTEGDGACDDPQKTEGTPDAWYHSTVCVSLKYSLKDDPSRKEYFYQNVYHAPSYLHPSNDTCATHPAYLPSKDIIVDHCQVCYQDLCNLRIRGLSGTELQCWDCDSGAHGDEDCDHPTKSKIMAADWNNRPVCLSANYSLKNDESDSSRKQYYYRTIFRAPREMEFPADDCANHVFSKFEMNPNVGVRIDTCQVCYKDLCNQVRYKDLYNLAVRGQSGILVIIAGMFISWSFHKIRHL